A genome region from Solirubrobacter pauli includes the following:
- a CDS encoding AAA family ATPase produces the protein MDEHEEHTDRIEYDDPRAGLESALYELKRVIVGQDAMLERLLVALLAGGHVLLEGVPGLAKTLTIKTLSDVLGGSFRRVQFTPDLVPSDLVGTRIYRPDTGRFDTELGPVFGNFLLADEINRAPAKVQSALLEVMQERQVTIAGETYPLPKPFLVMATQNPIENEGTYPLPEAQVDRFLFKLLVDYPTVGEEAAVVGRAISPPAMVREKLSTEDLVRYQELSRRVYVDRDVIGYAVALGDATRHPGKYGLHELEGLIEFGASPRGPIGAVQAAQALALLRGRNHVVAEDVADLAADVLRHRLVLTYDALGDGVRADDLLDRVLDRVGGVKAAQTTERIAA, from the coding sequence ATGGACGAACACGAAGAGCACACGGACCGGATCGAGTACGACGATCCGCGCGCGGGCCTCGAGAGCGCGCTGTACGAGCTCAAGCGCGTGATCGTCGGCCAGGACGCGATGCTCGAGCGCCTGCTCGTCGCGCTTCTCGCCGGTGGCCACGTGCTGCTCGAGGGCGTGCCCGGCCTGGCCAAGACGCTCACGATCAAGACGCTCTCCGACGTGCTCGGCGGATCGTTCCGCCGCGTGCAGTTCACGCCGGACCTCGTGCCGTCGGACCTCGTCGGCACGCGCATCTACCGCCCCGACACGGGTCGCTTCGACACCGAGCTCGGCCCGGTGTTCGGCAACTTCCTGCTCGCCGACGAGATCAACCGCGCGCCCGCCAAGGTGCAGAGCGCGCTGCTCGAGGTCATGCAGGAGCGCCAGGTGACGATCGCGGGCGAGACGTACCCGCTGCCCAAGCCGTTCCTGGTCATGGCGACGCAGAACCCGATCGAGAACGAGGGCACCTACCCGCTTCCCGAGGCGCAGGTCGACCGCTTCCTGTTCAAGCTGCTCGTCGACTACCCGACCGTCGGCGAGGAGGCCGCGGTCGTCGGCCGCGCGATCTCGCCGCCCGCGATGGTGCGTGAGAAGCTCTCGACCGAGGACCTGGTCCGCTACCAGGAGCTCTCCCGCCGCGTGTACGTGGACCGCGACGTGATCGGCTACGCCGTCGCGCTCGGCGACGCGACGCGCCACCCGGGCAAGTACGGGCTGCACGAGCTGGAGGGCCTGATCGAGTTCGGCGCCTCCCCGCGCGGGCCGATCGGCGCCGTCCAGGCCGCCCAGGCGCTCGCGCTGCTGCGCGGTCGCAACCACGTGGTCGCCGAGGACGTCGCCGACCTCGCCGCCGACGTGCTGCGTCACCGCCTCGTGCTCACCTACGACGCGCTGGGCGACGGCGTCAGGGCCGACGACCTGCTGGACCGCGTCCTCGACCGGGTCGGCGGAGTGAAAGCCGCGCAGACGACGGAGCGGATCGCGGCGTGA
- a CDS encoding DUF58 domain-containing protein, translating into MSHALATPAGAQGPGPMQAALVESLDLVLANRGAGALPGDRRAAGLGLGTELAQIRPYQVGDDVRKLDAAASARTGLPHVRDHVPERTLTTWLLVDVSASMAFGTADRLKSDVAEGVALVIGRLAVRRAGRIGLLTCGAPEPQQMPPSAGRSALVQLHRTLGKGVAEDGHAPADALAQGMRRINRLARGHSLVVVVSDFREGPGAAAAESVPRAEDARPGSSPRGGVAWPGGESLGRGGRGGAAERPEWARALAALGARHDVLAVEVFDPREQELPDVGHLTLVDPETGARVEADSSSPELRRRFAAAELARRDQLKSALRSARARHVEVGTDQDWLRALGRSLR; encoded by the coding sequence GTGAGCCACGCGCTGGCCACCCCCGCCGGGGCGCAGGGCCCGGGCCCGATGCAGGCCGCGCTGGTCGAGTCCCTCGACCTCGTCCTCGCCAACCGCGGCGCCGGTGCGCTCCCGGGCGACCGGCGCGCGGCGGGGCTGGGGCTGGGGACCGAGCTCGCGCAGATCCGGCCGTACCAGGTCGGCGACGACGTGCGCAAGCTCGACGCCGCCGCCAGCGCCCGCACCGGCCTCCCCCACGTACGCGACCACGTGCCCGAGCGCACGCTTACGACGTGGCTGCTCGTCGACGTCTCGGCGAGCATGGCCTTCGGCACCGCCGACCGCCTGAAGTCCGACGTCGCCGAGGGCGTCGCGCTCGTGATCGGCCGCCTCGCGGTGCGCCGCGCGGGCCGCATCGGCCTGCTCACGTGCGGCGCACCCGAACCGCAGCAGATGCCGCCGAGCGCCGGTCGCTCCGCGCTCGTGCAGCTGCATCGGACGCTCGGCAAGGGCGTCGCCGAAGACGGACACGCGCCCGCGGACGCGCTGGCGCAGGGCATGCGCCGGATCAACCGCCTCGCGCGTGGACACAGCCTCGTGGTGGTCGTCAGCGACTTCCGCGAAGGGCCCGGCGCCGCCGCCGCGGAGAGCGTGCCGCGCGCCGAGGACGCGCGGCCGGGGAGCTCCCCGCGCGGCGGCGTCGCGTGGCCGGGCGGCGAGAGCCTCGGGCGTGGCGGTCGTGGCGGCGCCGCCGAGCGTCCTGAATGGGCGCGAGCGCTCGCGGCTCTCGGCGCTCGCCATGACGTGCTCGCCGTCGAGGTGTTCGACCCGCGTGAGCAGGAGCTGCCCGACGTCGGCCACCTCACGCTCGTCGACCCCGAGACGGGCGCGCGCGTCGAGGCCGACTCGTCGAGCCCGGAGCTGCGCCGGCGGTTCGCCGCCGCCGAGCTCGCCCGCCGCGACCAGCTCAAGTCCGCGTTGCGCTCCGCCCGCGCGCGCCACGTGGAGGTCGGCACGGATCAAGACTGGCTGCGGGCACTCGGAAGGAGCCTCAGATGA
- a CDS encoding VWA domain-containing protein — MSFQAPLFLLGLAVVPIAIVALLLARRRPSRYVIRFPATATLAAVAPRHGRVRKHLPPALLMLALAGMAVALARPEATVAVPVERASVMLVTDTSGSMNATDVTPNRLTAAKQAADRFLDRVPDQLQVGLVAFADSAHTVLRPTQDRTVVKSTLDGLQAEGGTATGDALTSALQALETGKDKPPAAIVLLSDGASKTGQDPAAVAQQARAANVPIYTVALGTSDGVIETMGQRLSVPPDPEALQQVADISGGRAFTAEDSGALDEVYETLGSRIGTKQEKREVSAGFAAFGLLALAGAAFTSLRWRGRLP; from the coding sequence ATGAGCTTCCAGGCCCCGCTGTTCCTGCTCGGCCTCGCGGTCGTCCCGATCGCGATCGTGGCGCTGCTGCTGGCCCGCCGCCGGCCGTCCCGGTACGTGATCCGCTTCCCCGCGACCGCCACGCTGGCGGCCGTGGCGCCCAGGCATGGCCGCGTGCGCAAGCACCTCCCGCCGGCGCTGCTGATGCTCGCGCTGGCCGGGATGGCGGTCGCGCTCGCGCGACCCGAGGCGACGGTCGCCGTGCCCGTCGAGCGGGCGAGCGTCATGCTCGTCACCGACACGTCGGGCTCGATGAACGCGACCGACGTCACCCCCAACCGGCTGACGGCCGCCAAGCAGGCCGCCGACCGCTTCCTCGACCGCGTGCCCGACCAGCTCCAGGTCGGCCTGGTGGCGTTCGCCGACAGCGCGCACACCGTGCTGCGGCCGACGCAGGACCGCACGGTCGTCAAGTCCACCCTCGACGGCCTCCAGGCCGAGGGCGGGACCGCGACCGGCGACGCCCTCACCTCGGCGCTGCAGGCGCTGGAGACCGGGAAGGACAAGCCGCCGGCCGCGATCGTGCTGCTCTCGGACGGCGCGAGCAAGACCGGGCAGGATCCGGCCGCGGTCGCCCAGCAGGCGCGGGCGGCCAACGTGCCGATCTACACGGTCGCGCTCGGCACGTCCGACGGCGTGATCGAGACCATGGGCCAGCGGCTGTCCGTCCCACCGGACCCCGAGGCGCTCCAGCAGGTGGCGGACATCTCGGGTGGCCGCGCGTTCACCGCCGAGGACTCCGGCGCGCTGGACGAGGTCTACGAGACGCTCGGCTCGCGCATCGGCACCAAGCAGGAGAAGCGCGAGGTCAGCGCGGGGTTCGCCGCCTTCGGCCTGCTCGCCCTCGCGGGCGCGGCGTTCACCTCGCTGCGCTGGCGCGGCCGTCTGCCGTGA
- a CDS encoding SRPBCC family protein, producing the protein MLTTPSDTEIVMMREFDAPPELVWKAWTTPELVSRWWPGKRGTMRTCEIDLRVGGRWRYVMEAGEGGYEVAFHGEYREIVEAEKLVNTEVFEGAPPEAGAALNTNTFEALEGGRTRLTMVTAVDSIQVRDMIIGTGMETGAQEGLDIIDEIVAELTADGRASAAR; encoded by the coding sequence GTGCTGACGACCCCGTCGGACACCGAGATCGTGATGATGCGCGAGTTCGACGCGCCGCCGGAGCTGGTGTGGAAGGCGTGGACGACGCCCGAGCTGGTCTCGCGCTGGTGGCCGGGCAAGCGCGGCACGATGCGGACCTGCGAGATCGACCTGCGGGTCGGCGGCCGCTGGCGCTACGTGATGGAGGCCGGCGAGGGCGGCTACGAGGTCGCCTTCCACGGCGAGTACCGCGAGATCGTCGAGGCCGAGAAGCTCGTCAACACCGAGGTGTTCGAGGGAGCGCCGCCCGAGGCGGGGGCGGCGCTCAACACGAACACGTTCGAGGCGCTCGAGGGTGGTCGCACGCGGCTGACGATGGTCACCGCCGTGGACTCGATCCAGGTCCGCGACATGATCATCGGCACCGGCATGGAGACCGGGGCTCAGGAGGGCCTGGACATCATCGACGAGATCGTCGCCGAGCTCACGGCAGACGGCCGCGCCAGCGCAGCGAGGTGA
- a CDS encoding ArsR/SmtB family transcription factor, protein MARAATTADVFNAVAEPRRREILDLLMQGERPVNEIVAQLELGQPQVSKHLKVLREVGLVDARDLGRMRVYRVNGRGLKPIHDWVSNYERTWSERFDALDVVLEELKEKEARDDES, encoded by the coding sequence GTGGCACGAGCGGCGACGACAGCGGATGTGTTCAACGCGGTGGCCGAGCCGCGACGGCGGGAGATCCTCGACCTGTTGATGCAAGGCGAGCGCCCGGTGAACGAGATCGTCGCGCAGCTCGAGCTCGGCCAGCCGCAGGTGTCGAAGCACCTGAAGGTCCTCCGAGAGGTGGGGCTGGTGGACGCACGCGATCTGGGCCGGATGCGGGTCTACCGCGTCAATGGCCGCGGGCTCAAGCCCATCCACGACTGGGTCTCGAACTACGAGCGCACCTGGAGCGAGCGGTTCGACGCGCTGGACGTGGTCCTGGAAGAACTCAAGGAAAAGGAGGCTCGCGATGACGAGTCTTAG
- a CDS encoding alpha/beta fold hydrolase, producing MTPLVLIHGFTSSPRVWELVRPRLERHHELLLPALPGHLGGPPLPTEITDTTMVEAVERALDEAGHETAHVVGNSLGGYVALQLAARGRARTVTAFDPAGGWDEADGRRATLALNAESHALTRGAERNAAFVAATADGRRRALALLAERTDHVPADFVVDVIRASALCTEAPRMVAFAAQSGWPLDAPRCPTRIVWGTADKLLPWPSAAARYRALLPHADWVELDDVGHCPQVDVPLEAAELILGHT from the coding sequence CTGACGCCGCTCGTCCTGATCCACGGCTTCACCAGCTCCCCGCGCGTGTGGGAGCTGGTGCGGCCCCGGCTGGAGCGCCACCACGAGCTGCTCCTGCCGGCGCTTCCCGGCCATCTCGGCGGACCGCCGCTGCCCACGGAGATCACCGACACGACGATGGTCGAGGCGGTCGAGCGGGCGCTCGACGAGGCCGGCCACGAGACCGCGCACGTGGTCGGCAACTCGCTCGGCGGCTACGTGGCGCTGCAGCTCGCCGCCCGTGGCCGGGCGCGGACCGTCACGGCGTTCGACCCCGCGGGCGGCTGGGACGAGGCGGACGGCCGCCGCGCCACGCTGGCGCTCAACGCGGAGTCGCACGCGCTGACCCGCGGGGCGGAGCGCAACGCCGCCTTCGTCGCCGCCACCGCCGACGGCCGCCGCCGAGCGCTCGCGCTGCTGGCCGAGCGGACCGACCACGTGCCCGCCGACTTCGTCGTCGACGTGATCCGGGCGAGCGCGCTGTGCACCGAGGCGCCGCGGATGGTGGCGTTCGCGGCGCAGTCCGGATGGCCGCTGGACGCACCGCGCTGCCCCACGCGGATCGTGTGGGGCACGGCGGACAAGCTGCTTCCGTGGCCGAGCGCGGCGGCGCGCTATCGCGCGTTGCTCCCGCACGCCGACTGGGTCGAGCTCGACGACGTCGGCCACTGCCCACAGGTGGACGTGCCACTCGAAGCGGCGGAGCTGATCCTCGGCCACACTTGA
- a CDS encoding aminotransferase class IV, producing the protein MSFDPTGLVAYVNGEYKPAGEASVSIFDHGFLYGDGVFEGMRLFDGGLFRAELHMERLARSARTIGIRLPVETDEVLEIIGEVVRRSELRDAHVRPLITRGFGGPGIDPRLCPEPSLVVSAYPFPPFLGADPIKLFTSAIVRKAPRSLGAHVKSCNYLDAIVAKQQAGELGVHDAMMLDSLGAVAECTGANLFIVVGETLVTPTTRAALPGITRRTVLEIAAEEGIEAVERDVWPMELHAADGAFVCGSGAGVVPIGSFDGRPVTYPNHPLVERIQEAYRAKTRDAAYRTELYAAV; encoded by the coding sequence ATGAGCTTCGACCCCACCGGATTGGTCGCGTACGTCAACGGCGAGTACAAGCCCGCCGGGGAGGCGTCCGTCTCGATCTTCGATCACGGCTTCCTGTATGGCGACGGCGTGTTCGAGGGCATGCGGCTGTTCGACGGCGGGCTCTTCCGCGCCGAGCTGCACATGGAGCGGCTCGCGCGGTCGGCGCGCACGATCGGCATCCGGCTGCCGGTGGAGACCGACGAGGTGCTGGAGATCATCGGCGAGGTCGTGCGACGCTCCGAGCTCCGGGACGCGCACGTGCGGCCGTTGATCACGCGTGGCTTCGGCGGTCCGGGCATCGATCCCCGGCTGTGCCCGGAGCCGTCGCTCGTGGTGTCCGCCTACCCGTTCCCGCCGTTCCTCGGCGCCGACCCGATCAAGCTGTTCACGAGCGCGATCGTGCGCAAGGCGCCGCGCTCGCTCGGCGCGCACGTGAAGTCCTGCAACTACCTGGACGCGATCGTCGCCAAGCAGCAGGCGGGCGAGCTCGGCGTGCACGACGCCATGATGCTCGACTCGCTCGGCGCGGTCGCCGAGTGCACCGGCGCGAACCTGTTCATCGTCGTCGGCGAGACGCTCGTCACGCCGACCACGCGCGCGGCGCTCCCGGGCATCACCCGCCGGACCGTGCTGGAGATCGCGGCCGAAGAGGGCATCGAGGCCGTCGAGCGCGACGTCTGGCCGATGGAGCTGCACGCCGCGGACGGCGCGTTCGTGTGCGGCTCGGGTGCGGGCGTCGTGCCGATCGGGTCGTTCGACGGGCGGCCGGTGACGTACCCGAACCACCCGCTGGTGGAGCGCATCCAGGAGGCGTACCGCGCCAAGACGCGGGACGCGGCGTACCGCACCGAGCTGTACGCGGCCGTCTGA
- a CDS encoding TrkH family potassium uptake protein: MRLRTGIDVGAALDLVGGVLKWLAPAFLLPALVALAYGESSWWAFPLAALITGIAGWTLDQITGDKEGAAVTPRESFLVVALLWLLIPIFGCLPYILAGGPVLSRPIDAYFEAVSGFTATGATLVPKIEELDRGMLFWRQLSHWLGGMGIIVLAVAILPRLRIGGRQLLQSELAGPTEIEQLGDSIRETARRLWRLYVVLTLIAIAVLGLIGWVGLDDELTFFDAVGHALSVVALGGFSTRTVSIAAFAPITQYVLLIFMVIAGINFLRLYRFFVQRRFQVLTRDEELRLYLALIVIGTILIAIEVIGGGYESGEAAIRHSLFQATAILTTTGFATTDYALWGPLATVTLLLLMFSGASAGSTGGGIKIIRHLLLFKLVKRELEQTVHREAIVPIRANRRVVDEKALRSTIVFVLLYLLTFAVGALGLVADARRAGEDLSAFDAFGAAAACLGNVGPAFGFAGPYGSFAPFSDLSTWICTVLMWLGRVEIIPVVVILTRAYWRS, encoded by the coding sequence GTGAGGCTGCGCACCGGCATCGACGTCGGGGCCGCGCTGGACCTCGTCGGCGGCGTGCTCAAGTGGCTCGCGCCCGCGTTCCTGCTGCCCGCGCTGGTGGCGCTCGCCTACGGGGAGTCCTCGTGGTGGGCGTTCCCCCTCGCGGCCCTGATCACCGGCATCGCGGGCTGGACGCTCGACCAGATCACGGGCGACAAGGAAGGCGCGGCGGTGACGCCACGCGAGAGCTTCCTGGTGGTGGCGCTGCTGTGGCTGCTGATCCCGATCTTCGGCTGCCTGCCCTACATCCTCGCCGGTGGCCCGGTGCTGAGCCGGCCGATCGACGCCTACTTCGAGGCGGTGTCCGGCTTCACCGCGACCGGCGCGACGCTCGTGCCCAAGATCGAGGAGCTCGACCGCGGGATGCTCTTCTGGCGCCAGCTCAGCCACTGGCTCGGCGGCATGGGCATCATCGTGCTCGCGGTGGCGATCCTGCCACGCCTGCGGATCGGCGGCCGCCAGCTGCTGCAATCCGAGCTGGCCGGGCCGACCGAGATCGAGCAGCTCGGCGACAGCATCCGCGAGACCGCGCGCCGGCTGTGGCGGCTGTACGTCGTGCTGACGCTGATCGCCATCGCCGTGCTCGGCCTGATCGGCTGGGTCGGGCTCGACGACGAGCTGACGTTCTTCGACGCGGTCGGCCACGCGCTGTCGGTCGTGGCGCTCGGCGGCTTCAGCACGCGCACGGTGTCGATCGCGGCGTTCGCGCCCATCACCCAGTACGTGCTGCTGATCTTCATGGTCATCGCGGGCATCAACTTCCTGCGCCTGTACCGCTTCTTCGTGCAGCGCCGGTTCCAGGTGCTCACGCGCGACGAGGAGCTGCGCCTGTACCTCGCGCTGATCGTGATCGGCACGATCCTGATCGCCATCGAGGTGATCGGCGGTGGCTACGAGAGCGGCGAGGCGGCGATCCGCCACTCGCTCTTCCAGGCCACGGCGATCCTGACCACGACCGGCTTTGCGACGACCGACTACGCGCTCTGGGGGCCGCTCGCCACCGTGACGCTGCTGCTGTTGATGTTCTCCGGCGCGTCCGCGGGCTCCACCGGCGGCGGCATCAAGATCATCCGCCACCTGCTGCTGTTCAAGCTCGTCAAGCGCGAGCTCGAGCAGACCGTGCACCGCGAGGCGATCGTCCCGATCCGCGCCAACCGCCGGGTGGTCGACGAGAAGGCGCTGCGCTCGACGATCGTGTTCGTGCTGCTCTACCTGCTGACGTTCGCCGTCGGCGCGCTCGGCCTGGTCGCCGACGCGCGGCGCGCGGGGGAGGACCTGAGCGCGTTCGACGCGTTCGGCGCCGCCGCGGCCTGCCTCGGCAACGTCGGCCCGGCCTTCGGCTTCGCCGGCCCGTACGGCTCGTTCGCCCCCTTCAGCGACCTGTCCACCTGGATCTGCACGGTGTTGATGTGGCTGGGCCGCGTCGAGATCATCCCCGTCGTCGTCATCCTGACCCGCGCATACTGGCGTTCCTGA
- the trkA gene encoding Trk system potassium transporter TrkA produces MRIVVLGAGHVGRAIVDALYQENEVTVIDTNADRLTALADRYDVRTVEGNGTTKRVIREAGIQHCSLFIASTSREEANLVSAMLVKKLSGSRVVVRTTSVEYLDAWREREIDVDFMVSSELETANAISGLIGIPAARQTDVFADGKVQVVEFDVPKDAGGNGVVGRKLRDAELPAESKVVSIIRGDERTIPDGGQRILAGDRIVVIGSPDAARQWSRLISREHQRVDDIVIFGGGRMGTTIAHVLLDRGIRVRFVEGRPERAREVAEEIPQARVFHASAFDSEFFERERIGRATAAVFALNDDPGNLFSAVLAKAHGVQLTIALAHDQTSLKVYERGGVDVAINPRAVIAEELVRFGHDPRLRQIAMLDDDRFEILDLTVRAESELAGMRFDEMPETGSVIGAIIRNGAAIIPHSKDILRAGDRVIVFVESRRASTVERVL; encoded by the coding sequence ATGCGGATCGTCGTGCTGGGCGCAGGCCATGTGGGGAGAGCGATCGTGGACGCGCTCTACCAGGAGAACGAGGTCACGGTCATCGACACGAACGCCGACCGGCTGACCGCGCTCGCCGACCGCTACGACGTCCGCACGGTCGAGGGCAACGGCACGACCAAGCGGGTGATCCGCGAGGCGGGCATCCAGCACTGCAGCCTGTTCATCGCCTCCACGTCGCGCGAGGAGGCGAACCTCGTCAGCGCGATGCTGGTGAAGAAGCTCAGTGGCTCGCGGGTCGTCGTGCGGACCACGAGCGTCGAGTACCTGGACGCCTGGCGCGAGCGCGAGATCGACGTGGACTTCATGGTGTCCTCCGAGCTGGAGACGGCGAACGCGATCTCGGGTCTGATCGGCATCCCGGCGGCCCGGCAGACCGACGTCTTCGCCGACGGCAAGGTCCAGGTGGTCGAGTTCGACGTGCCCAAGGACGCGGGCGGCAACGGCGTCGTCGGCCGCAAGCTGCGGGACGCGGAGCTGCCCGCGGAGTCGAAGGTCGTGAGCATCATCCGCGGCGACGAGCGGACGATCCCGGACGGTGGCCAGCGGATCCTCGCGGGCGACCGGATCGTGGTCATCGGCTCGCCGGACGCCGCGCGCCAGTGGAGCCGGCTGATCTCACGCGAGCACCAGCGCGTCGACGACATCGTGATCTTCGGCGGCGGCCGGATGGGCACGACGATCGCCCACGTGCTGCTCGACCGCGGGATCCGCGTCCGGTTCGTCGAGGGCCGGCCGGAGCGGGCGCGCGAGGTGGCGGAGGAGATCCCGCAGGCGCGGGTCTTCCACGCGTCCGCGTTCGACTCGGAGTTCTTCGAGCGTGAGCGGATCGGCCGCGCCACCGCCGCGGTCTTCGCGCTCAACGACGACCCCGGCAACCTGTTCAGCGCCGTGCTGGCCAAGGCGCACGGCGTGCAGCTGACGATCGCGCTCGCGCACGACCAGACGTCGCTGAAGGTCTATGAGCGCGGCGGCGTCGACGTGGCGATCAACCCGCGCGCGGTGATCGCCGAGGAGCTCGTGCGCTTCGGCCACGACCCGCGCCTGCGTCAGATCGCGATGCTCGACGACGACCGCTTCGAGATCCTCGACCTCACGGTCCGCGCGGAGTCCGAGCTGGCCGGCATGCGCTTCGACGAGATGCCCGAGACCGGGTCGGTGATCGGCGCGATCATCCGCAACGGCGCCGCGATCATCCCGCACTCGAAGGACATCCTGCGCGCGGGGGACCGCGTGATCGTGTTCGTGGAGTCGCGCCGCGCCTCCACGGTCGAGCGCGTGCTGTGA
- a CDS encoding helix-turn-helix domain-containing protein, whose translation MTRIVRHVSEQDQWEMVHALPDPRLDGYVIRYCDYDERTGSFVRRRELPGDRIVAIVNLGAPIRVGAPGSPFATHATGFFAGLHDTYAITETSGAQRGVQIDLTPVGAHLLLRLPMHHLTHQVVTLEALLDRPGAHLHEQLADATHHAQRFAALDAFFLTRLDDALSPVPSITRALARLKATQGAVTINALTDELGCSRRYLNRGFQEHVGVSPKLLARILRFNHAVALSATMRSWAEISQHAGYYDQAHMVRDFQQFAGAPPTEFARRRLPDGGGVRSD comes from the coding sequence ATGACGCGGATCGTCCGGCACGTCTCCGAGCAGGACCAGTGGGAGATGGTCCACGCGCTGCCGGACCCGCGGCTGGACGGCTACGTCATCCGCTACTGCGACTACGACGAGCGGACTGGCAGCTTCGTGCGCCGGCGCGAGCTGCCCGGCGACCGGATCGTCGCGATCGTCAACCTGGGCGCGCCGATCCGCGTCGGCGCGCCCGGCTCCCCCTTCGCCACCCACGCCACCGGCTTCTTCGCCGGCCTGCACGACACCTACGCGATCACGGAGACGAGCGGGGCTCAGCGCGGCGTCCAGATCGACCTCACGCCGGTCGGCGCGCACCTGCTGCTCCGCCTGCCGATGCACCACCTCACACACCAGGTGGTGACGCTCGAAGCGCTGCTCGACCGGCCCGGCGCGCACCTGCACGAGCAGCTCGCCGACGCCACCCACCACGCCCAGCGGTTCGCCGCCCTCGACGCCTTCTTCCTCACCCGCCTCGACGACGCGCTGTCGCCGGTGCCGAGCATCACGCGCGCGCTCGCCCGCCTGAAGGCCACCCAGGGCGCCGTGACGATCAACGCGCTGACGGACGAGCTGGGCTGCAGCCGCCGCTACCTCAACCGCGGGTTCCAGGAGCACGTGGGCGTCTCGCCGAAGCTGCTCGCGCGGATCCTGCGCTTCAACCACGCGGTCGCGTTGTCGGCCACGATGCGCAGCTGGGCGGAGATCTCCCAGCACGCGGGCTACTACGACCAGGCGCACATGGTCCGGGACTTCCAGCAGTTCGCCGGGGCCCCGCCGACCGAGTTCGCGCGCCGCAGGCTTCCGGACGGCGGCGGGGTTCGTTCCGACTAG
- a CDS encoding VOC family protein: MTSISFFELGVDDAEKAQAFYGAMFGWEFETGPAMQGYAIKTPGVPGGLHPNDKGAWPYVFFAVDDLDAALERVKALGGEVQDGFEDDNADNVKKFGRFKFCKDDQGSPFGLHQPPA; encoded by the coding sequence ATGACCAGCATCAGCTTCTTCGAGCTCGGCGTGGACGACGCGGAGAAGGCGCAGGCCTTCTACGGCGCGATGTTCGGGTGGGAGTTCGAGACGGGCCCGGCCATGCAGGGCTACGCGATCAAGACGCCCGGGGTGCCGGGCGGGCTGCACCCGAACGACAAGGGCGCGTGGCCGTACGTGTTCTTCGCCGTCGACGACCTGGACGCCGCGCTCGAGCGGGTCAAGGCGCTGGGCGGGGAGGTGCAGGACGGCTTCGAGGACGACAATGCCGACAACGTGAAGAAGTTCGGCCGCTTCAAGTTCTGCAAGGACGACCAGGGCTCGCCGTTCGGCCTGCACCAGCCGCCGGCATGA
- a CDS encoding VOC family protein, which yields MAYAPVVVSLPIADRRASHAFYAEVLQLQAFGAPADDGVPEPLQFALNDGVHLMLIPRGGFGWVIGDRDAAARGQVETVLSLTGDVDAVIERARRAGGEIVTEPARQPWGYTGTFADRDGHLWMVTA from the coding sequence ATGGCCTATGCACCCGTCGTCGTCAGCCTGCCCATCGCCGACCGCCGTGCCTCGCACGCGTTCTACGCGGAGGTGTTGCAACTGCAGGCGTTCGGCGCGCCCGCCGACGACGGCGTGCCCGAGCCGCTGCAGTTCGCGCTCAACGACGGCGTGCACCTGATGCTCATCCCGCGCGGCGGGTTCGGCTGGGTGATCGGCGACCGCGACGCCGCCGCACGCGGGCAGGTGGAGACCGTCCTGAGCCTCACGGGCGACGTCGACGCCGTGATCGAGCGCGCCCGCCGGGCCGGCGGCGAGATCGTCACCGAGCCCGCGCGGCAGCCGTGGGGCTACACCGGGACGTTCGCCGACCGCGACGGCCACCTCTGGATGGTGACCGCCTAG
- a CDS encoding NYN domain-containing protein: MPETFLLIDGENIDATLGAGVLGRRPAPEERPRWDRVRDYARSVWEQPVRGLFFLNASGTVPMAFVQALTALDYRPVLLSGAPDVKVVDVAIQRTIEALAERGHGDLLLASHDGDFAPQVAQLAQQPGRRIGLIGFREMTSGLLTEIENVELFDLEDDVGAFTVALPRIRVVPIEQFDPWVLLN, encoded by the coding sequence GTGCCTGAGACGTTCCTGCTCATCGACGGCGAGAACATCGACGCGACGCTCGGCGCCGGCGTGCTCGGCCGTCGCCCCGCGCCCGAGGAGCGCCCGCGCTGGGATCGCGTGCGCGACTACGCCCGCTCCGTCTGGGAGCAGCCCGTCCGCGGCCTGTTCTTCCTCAACGCCTCCGGCACGGTGCCGATGGCGTTCGTCCAGGCGCTCACCGCGCTCGACTACCGCCCGGTGCTGCTCAGCGGCGCGCCGGACGTGAAGGTCGTCGACGTCGCCATCCAGCGCACGATCGAGGCGCTCGCCGAGCGCGGCCACGGCGACCTCCTGCTCGCCAGCCACGACGGCGACTTCGCACCCCAGGTGGCCCAGCTCGCGCAGCAGCCCGGCCGCCGCATCGGCCTGATCGGCTTCCGCGAGATGACGAGCGGGCTGCTCACCGAGATCGAGAACGTCGAGCTGTTCGACCTCGAGGACGACGTCGGCGCCTTCACGGTCGCGCTGCCGCGCATCCGCGTCGTGCCGATCGAGCAGTTCGACCCCTGGGTGCTGCTCAACTAG